A genomic segment from Bubalus bubalis isolate 160015118507 breed Murrah chromosome 5, NDDB_SH_1, whole genome shotgun sequence encodes:
- the ZBTB17 gene encoding zinc finger and BTB domain-containing protein 17 isoform X5, with protein MLTHTHLSARVAFSTAGRRQLRLVWPRPVLATHLWFHLHLPAMDFPQHSQHVLEQLNQQRQLGLLCDCTFVVDGVDFKAHKAVLAACSEYFKMLFVDQKDVVHLDISNAAGLGQVLEFMYTAKLSLSSENVDDVLAVASFLQMQDIITACHALKSLAEPAASPGENMEASAAEVSDKRAKEEKAAATALSELDPARSSPPTGPGREPKEERGGQAESMGSGAEQTEKADAPREPVELKPDPTSGMAAAEAEAALSESSEQEMEVEPARKGEEREEEEGAAPAVVKEEGPPLEKGEAPEESEESASTDSGQELGAEARGLRSGTYGDRTESKAYGSVIHKCEDCGKEFTHTGNFKRHIRIHTGEKPFSCRECSKAFSDPAACKAHEKTHSPLKPYGCEECGKSYRLISLLNLHKKRHSGEARYRCEDCGKLFTTSGNLKRHQLVHSGEKPYQCDYCGRSFSDPTSKMRHLETHDTDKEHKCPHCDKKFNQVGNLKAHLKIHIADGPLKCRECGKQFTTSGNLKRHLRIHSGEKPYVCVHCQRQFADPGALQRHVRIHTGEKPCQCVMCGKAFTQASSLIAHVRQHTGEKPYVCERCGKRFVQSSQLANHIRHHDNIRPHKCSVCSKAFVNVGDLSKHIIIHTGENLASPPRREALPV; from the exons atgctcacacacacacatttgtctgCGCGTGTGGCTTTTTCCACAGCAGGGAGAAGACAACTCAGGTTGGTTTGGCCCAGGCCTGTCCTTGCCACCCACCTTTGGTTCCATTTACACCTGCCTG CCATGGATTTTCCCCAGCACAGCCAGCATGTCTTGGAGCAGCTGAACCAGCAGCGACAACTGGGACTTTTGTGCGACTGCACTTTTGTGGTGGACGGCGTTGACTTTAAGGCTCATAAAGCGGTGCTGGCGGCCTGCAGCGAATACTTCAAGATGCTCTTCGTGGACCAGAAGGATGTGGTGCACCTGGACATCAGTAACGCGGCAG GCCTGGGGCAGGTGCTGGAGTTTATGTACACAGCCAAgctgagcctgagctctgagAACGTGGACGATGTGCTGGCCGTGGCCAGCTTCCTGCAGATGCAGGACATCATCACTGCCTGTCACGCCCTCAAGTCACTGGCTGAGCCGGCTGCCAGCCCTGGGGAGAATATGGAGGCCTCAGCCGCAGAAG TGAGTGACAAGAGAGCCAAAGAGGAGAAGGCTGCTGCCACTGCACTGAGCGAGCTGGACCCGGCCAGGAGCAGTCCGCCCACGGGCCCAGGCCGGGAGCCCAAGGAGGAGCGAGGTGGCCAGGCCGAGAGCATGGGCAGTG gtGCAGAGCAGACGGAGAAGGCAGATGCTCCCCGGGAGCCTGTGGAGCTCAAGCCGGACCCCACGAGTGGCATGGCTGCTGCTGAGGCTGAGGCTGCGTTGTCAGAGAGCTCAGAGCAAG AAATGGAGGTGGAGCCGGCCAGGAAGGGAGAAGAgcgagaggaggaggagggcgccGCGCCGGCGGTGGTCAAGGAAGAGGGGCCGCCACTGGAGAAGGGCGAGGCCCCGGAGGAGAGTGAAGAGTCAGCCAGCACGGACTCGGGCCAGGAGCTGGGCGCTGAAGCGCGAGGCCTGCGCTCGGGCACCTACGGCGACCGCACGGAGTCCAAGGCCTACGGCTCGGTCATCCACAAGTGCGAG GACTGTGGGAAGGAGTTCACGCACACCGGGAACTTCAAGCGGCACATCCGCATCCACACGGGCGAGAAGCCGTTCTCGTGCAGGGAGTGCAGCAAGGCCTTCTCCGACCCGGCCGCCTGCAAGGCCCATGAGAAGACACACAG CCCGCTGAAGCCCTACGGCTGCGAGGAGTGCGGCAAGAGCTACCGGCTCATCAGCCTGCTGAACCTACACAAGAAGCGGCACTCGGGCGAGGCACGTTACCGCTGCGAGGACTGTGGCAAGCTCTTCACCACGTCGGGCAACCTCAAGCGGCACCAGCTGGTGCACAGCGGCGAGAAGCCCTACCAGTGCGACTACTGCGGCCGCTCCTTCTCTGACCCCACGTCGAAGATGCGCCACCTGGAGACGCACGACACAGACAAGGAGCACAAGTGCCCGCACTGCGACAAGAAGTTCAaccag GTGGGGAATCTGAAGGCCCACCTGAAGATCCACATCGCCGACGGGCCCCTCAAGTGCCGGGAGTGTGGAAAGCAGTTCACCACCTCAG GGAACCTGAAGCGGCACCTGCGGATCCACAGCGGGGAGAAACCCTACGTGTGCGTCCACTGCCAGCGGCAGTTCGCTGACCCCGGCGCCCTGCAGCGGCACGTTCGCATTCACACGG GTGAGAAGCCATGCCAGTGCGTGATGTGCGGCAAAGCCTTCACCCAGGCCAGCTCTCTCATCGCCCATGTGCGCCAGCACACCGGGGAGAAGCCCTACGTCTGTGAGCGCTGCGGCAAGAG ATTCGTCCAGTCCAGCCAGTTGGCCAATCATATCCGCCACCATGATAATATCCGCCCCCACAAGTGTAGCGTGTGTAGCAAGGCCTTCGTGAATGTGGGGGATCTGTCTAAGCACATCATTATCCACACTG GAGAGAACCTTGCCTCCCCCCCCAGGAGAGAAGCCCTACCTGTGTGA